The proteins below come from a single Streptomyces sp. MRC013 genomic window:
- a CDS encoding DUF4031 domain-containing protein yields MTLYIDPPNWPGHGRMWSHLVSDESFEELHAAAAAIGCPPRAFDGDHYDIPSDRYADAVAAGAVEVGSKELVRRLTEAGLRRPKRRPAPSA; encoded by the coding sequence GTGACCCTCTACATCGATCCGCCGAACTGGCCGGGGCACGGCCGCATGTGGTCCCACCTGGTCAGCGACGAGTCCTTCGAGGAGCTGCACGCGGCGGCCGCCGCGATCGGCTGCCCGCCGCGCGCCTTCGACGGCGACCACTACGACATCCCGTCCGACCGGTACGCGGACGCGGTGGCGGCGGGCGCCGTGGAGGTCGGGTCGAAGGAACTGGTGCGGCGGCTCACCGAGGCCGGCCTCCGCCGCCCCAAGCGGCGCCCGGCGCCTTCCGCGTGA
- a CDS encoding 2OG-Fe dioxygenase family protein — translation MGTGGRHRPQGHAPPAAPPDRRLQPPRRRIARHREPIEDRVRRGGAFGSPLTPGARVSGAPAPFSRRHIGAHRFRVTADGARSGQPTPEGAHRDGVTFVLMALVGREDVVGGETTVHDLGKQPLAPFTLTEPREPVPVNGERVFHGVSPVLQDGPSCRTTRPTPAVGTSW, via the coding sequence GTGGGCACCGGAGGGCGGCACCGACCCCAAGGCCACGCCCCACCGGCCGCACCACCGGACCGTCGACTACAACCACCTCGACGGCGAATCGCCCGCCACCGCGAGCCGATCGAGGACCGCGTCCGCAGGGGCGGCGCCTTCGGGAGCCCGCTGACCCCGGGCGCCCGGGTCTCCGGCGCCCCCGCCCCGTTCTCGCGCCGGCACATCGGGGCGCACCGGTTCCGCGTCACCGCCGACGGAGCCCGGAGCGGTCAGCCGACACCGGAAGGCGCCCACCGCGACGGCGTCACCTTCGTCCTCATGGCGCTGGTCGGCCGCGAGGACGTCGTCGGCGGCGAGACGACCGTCCACGACCTCGGGAAGCAGCCGCTGGCCCCCTTCACCCTCACGGAGCCGCGCGAGCCGGTCCCCGTCAACGGCGAACGCGTCTTCCACGGCGTCAGCCCCGTCCTGCAGGACGGCCCGTCCTGCAGGACGACCCGTCCCACCCCGGCCGTCGGGACGTCCTGGTGA
- a CDS encoding LysE family transporter, translating to MAETAVAAITVLAVIGPGADFAVIVRNSHLYGRTAGLLAAVGISLGVLVHVAYTMLGVGLLLSGIPVLFTVVRIVGACSLVWIGYRTFSTRAGEIDAATGDADAEPRASRLQSLRTGFLTNALNPKTTLFVVSTYTQVVHRDAPPAQQAGYGLFTAFAHLVRFGLAAGLFPAPVLRSRVLRRRKALDRSIGAVLMAPGVSLVLASA from the coding sequence GTGGCCGAGACCGCCGTCGCCGCCATCACGGTTCTGGCCGTCATCGGCCCCGGGGCCGACTTCGCCGTGATCGTCCGCAACAGCCACCTCTACGGTCGCACCGCGGGCCTGCTCGCAGCCGTGGGCATCAGCCTGGGCGTCCTGGTCCACGTCGCGTACACCATGCTCGGTGTGGGCCTGCTGTTGTCCGGGATCCCCGTCCTGTTCACCGTCGTCAGGATCGTCGGCGCCTGCTCCCTGGTCTGGATCGGCTACAGGACCTTCTCGACCCGTGCCGGGGAGATCGACGCCGCGACAGGGGACGCCGACGCGGAACCGCGCGCCTCCCGCCTGCAGTCCCTGCGCACCGGGTTCCTCACCAACGCCCTCAACCCGAAGACCACGCTCTTCGTCGTCAGCACCTACACCCAGGTCGTGCACCGCGACGCGCCCCCCGCACAACAGGCCGGCTACGGGCTCTTCACGGCCTTCGCCCACCTGGTCCGGTTCGGTCTCGCCGCCGGCCTCTTCCCCGCCCCCGTCCTCCGCAGCCGCGTGCTCCGCCGCCGGAAGGCCCTCGACCGGAGCATCGGCGCCGTCCTCATGGCACCCGGCGTCTCCCTCGTCCTCGCCTCCGCCTGA
- a CDS encoding bifunctional serine/threonine-protein kinase/ABC transporter substrate-binding protein — translation MMDPLRGSDPARIAGHRLLGRLGEGGMGVVYLARTPGGGLVAVKVVQEEYADDAAFRERFRREVEAARRVSSRWAVRLVDAGPDDAAPWLATEFLPGPSLAEAVALHGPLPPWGLRVLGARLAEALDDIHTAGLVHRDVKPGNVLLAPDGPRLIDFGIARTPEDTSLTATGIVVGTPGYLAPEQAGAGDVARVGPAGDVFSLGCVLVYAATGRPPFGTGPVDALLYRTVHDAADADGLPEETAGVVGRCLEKDPRLRPTAAGVHRALAGDGTDAEEPVRWLPEPVLRLIAERSTAALDLPGIDDTEVSGEPVGGDADGTRGERGQRGPEHPDPAGANTADGPGATTGRRRFLALSGGAVLVAAGGGTALWAVAGRKEAAPAVRPRRPRYALALHADLSGADEAAGLAQERGLRLAVEQFNARRGRPYTLAVRVEDDGGDPLIAPRVAKALAADPAVLAVVGPTTDATAAACLTTYDTALVPVVAVSPGSMSLTIQGYRSFLQARVVDSSLAVFLDIYLREVVGSRRIGIVEDRATDEHAWEIGDSLSNVLYEEGHPQVPKVVSARRDDFRPVVDALLAGDVDSVVFAGPPERAARIAKILHARRFTGTCVSAHPFFDERFLTAAGEAAEGWLAIAPAADPALLPAGAAFTAAHRRRFGTAPARYSVEAYDTANTLLAGLARLGTARPTRAALLTAVRGTPYRGITKKFAFDKRGDLLLSPNNGVFLWRVERGGFRCEGPAPIGVPS, via the coding sequence ATGATGGACCCGCTGCGTGGATCCGACCCCGCACGCATCGCGGGGCACCGGCTGCTCGGACGGCTCGGTGAGGGCGGCATGGGCGTCGTCTACCTGGCGCGCACGCCCGGCGGCGGCCTGGTCGCGGTCAAGGTCGTGCAGGAGGAGTACGCCGACGACGCGGCCTTCCGGGAGCGGTTCCGGCGCGAGGTGGAGGCGGCCCGGCGGGTCTCCAGCCGCTGGGCGGTGCGCCTGGTCGACGCGGGGCCGGACGACGCCGCGCCGTGGCTGGCCACCGAGTTCCTGCCGGGACCCTCCCTCGCGGAGGCCGTCGCGCTCCACGGACCGCTGCCGCCGTGGGGGCTGAGGGTGCTCGGGGCCCGCCTCGCCGAAGCGCTCGACGACATCCACACCGCCGGACTGGTGCACCGGGACGTCAAGCCCGGCAACGTCCTCCTCGCCCCCGACGGGCCCCGGCTGATCGACTTCGGGATCGCCCGTACCCCCGAGGACACCTCGCTCACGGCCACCGGGATCGTGGTCGGCACGCCCGGCTACCTCGCACCCGAGCAGGCGGGCGCCGGAGACGTGGCGCGGGTCGGTCCGGCCGGTGACGTGTTCTCCCTCGGCTGCGTCCTCGTGTACGCGGCGACCGGCCGGCCCCCCTTCGGCACCGGACCGGTCGACGCGCTGCTCTACCGGACGGTGCACGACGCCGCCGACGCCGACGGCTTACCGGAGGAGACGGCCGGCGTGGTCGGCAGGTGCCTGGAGAAGGATCCGCGGCTCCGCCCGACCGCCGCAGGGGTGCACCGCGCCCTGGCGGGGGACGGGACGGACGCGGAGGAGCCCGTCCGGTGGCTCCCGGAACCGGTGCTCCGGCTCATCGCCGAACGTTCCACCGCCGCTCTCGACCTGCCCGGGATCGACGACACCGAGGTCTCGGGGGAGCCCGTCGGCGGTGACGCCGACGGCACGCGGGGCGAACGCGGTCAGCGTGGCCCCGAGCATCCCGACCCGGCCGGCGCGAACACCGCCGACGGGCCCGGTGCCACGACGGGCCGACGGCGGTTCCTGGCCCTGTCGGGAGGGGCGGTCCTGGTGGCGGCGGGGGGCGGGACGGCGTTGTGGGCGGTCGCGGGCCGCAAGGAGGCCGCACCGGCGGTGAGGCCGCGCCGCCCGCGGTACGCGCTCGCCCTGCACGCCGACCTGAGCGGCGCCGACGAGGCGGCCGGCCTGGCCCAGGAGCGCGGGCTGCGCCTCGCCGTGGAACAGTTCAACGCCCGCCGCGGCCGCCCGTACACGCTCGCCGTCAGGGTGGAGGACGACGGCGGTGATCCGCTGATCGCGCCCCGCGTCGCGAAGGCGCTGGCGGCGGACCCCGCGGTGCTCGCCGTCGTGGGCCCCACCACCGACGCCACCGCGGCAGCCTGCCTGACGACGTACGACACGGCCCTGGTGCCCGTGGTCGCCGTCTCCCCCGGATCGATGTCCCTCACCATCCAGGGGTACCGCTCCTTCCTGCAGGCCCGCGTCGTCGACAGCAGCCTGGCGGTTTTCCTGGACATCTACTTGCGTGAGGTCGTCGGATCGCGACGAATCGGCATCGTCGAGGACCGCGCGACCGACGAACACGCCTGGGAAATCGGTGACTCCCTCAGCAATGTGCTGTATGAGGAAGGACACCCGCAGGTGCCCAAAGTCGTCAGTGCCCGGCGCGACGACTTCCGCCCGGTCGTGGACGCCCTGCTGGCGGGGGACGTCGACTCCGTCGTCTTCGCCGGTCCCCCCGAGCGGGCGGCACGGATCGCCAAGATCCTCCACGCCCGCCGCTTCACCGGCACATGCGTCTCTGCCCACCCGTTCTTCGACGAACGGTTCCTCACCGCCGCGGGAGAGGCCGCCGAGGGCTGGCTCGCGATCGCTCCGGCCGCCGACCCCGCGCTCCTCCCGGCCGGAGCGGCGTTCACCGCCGCCCACAGGCGGCGCTTCGGGACCGCGCCCGCGCGGTACTCCGTCGAGGCGTACGACACCGCGAACACGCTCCTCGCGGGACTGGCGAGGCTGGGAACCGCCCGCCCCACCCGTGCCGCCCTGCTGACCGCGGTACGCGGCACGCCGTACCGGGGCATCACCAAGAAGTTCGCCTTCGACAAGAGAGGCGATCTCCTCTTGAGTCCCAACAACGGCGTGTTCCTCTGGCGCGTCGAACGGGGTGGGTTCCGGTGCGAGGGCCCGGCCCCGATCGGGGTCCCCTCCTGA
- a CDS encoding alpha/beta hydrolase has product MPGIELSAGPIDYEDTGGAGPVLVFGHGVPMDGRQWRKVVPLLDGYRCVLPTLPFGGHRRPMRPDADLSHRGVARLLGEFVERLGLDDVTLVLNDWGGGQFLVLEEEGRRVARMVLVACEAFDNFPPGPARALAAVCRVPGGVRLLERLMRVPAIRHSRKGYGGMSLRGVPDDIMDGWFAPVAGSRAVRRDFAKFATSAPGRETLLAWSRRLGGFDRPVLVVWATEDPLMPREHGPRLAELYPQGRLVEIADSSTLVPEDQPERLAEVITDFLVRTGAEPVRRTG; this is encoded by the coding sequence ATGCCGGGGATCGAGCTGTCGGCCGGACCGATCGACTACGAGGACACCGGCGGCGCGGGGCCGGTGCTGGTGTTCGGGCACGGCGTGCCGATGGACGGGAGGCAGTGGCGCAAGGTGGTGCCGCTGCTGGACGGGTACCGCTGCGTCCTGCCCACGCTGCCCTTCGGGGGGCACCGCCGGCCGATGCGCCCGGACGCCGACCTGTCCCACCGGGGGGTCGCGCGGCTGCTGGGCGAGTTCGTCGAACGGCTCGGCCTGGACGACGTGACCCTCGTCCTCAACGACTGGGGCGGCGGCCAGTTCCTGGTGCTGGAGGAGGAGGGCCGCAGGGTCGCGCGGATGGTACTGGTGGCCTGCGAGGCGTTCGACAACTTCCCCCCGGGGCCGGCCAGGGCGCTGGCCGCCGTGTGCAGGGTCCCCGGCGGCGTCCGGCTGCTGGAGCGGCTGATGCGCGTCCCGGCGATCCGGCACAGCCGCAAGGGGTACGGCGGGATGAGCCTGCGCGGGGTCCCGGACGACATCATGGACGGCTGGTTCGCCCCGGTGGCCGGGAGCCGGGCCGTCCGCAGGGACTTCGCCAAGTTCGCCACCTCGGCGCCCGGACGGGAGACCCTGCTGGCCTGGAGCAGGCGACTGGGCGGGTTCGACCGCCCCGTACTGGTGGTCTGGGCGACCGAGGACCCGCTGATGCCGCGGGAGCACGGCCCCCGGCTGGCGGAGCTGTACCCGCAGGGCCGGCTGGTCGAGATCGCCGACTCCTCCACCCTCGTCCCCGAGGACCAGCCCGAACGGCTCGCCGAGGTGATCACCGACTTCCTGGTCCGCACCGGCGCGGAACCGGTCCGCCGCACCGGCTGA
- a CDS encoding DUF1036 domain-containing protein, with amino-acid sequence MLQYLNSCPFTVSVAIMRYTPNCPDGGDWTKEGWWNIPAGGSAIAYGGDLGAVYPWWCDYVMGGGRVWPGSGIYRYLTLRRFRWCEWTSSSDAFQANMFLFNVDGAADQTWNIVP; translated from the coding sequence ATGTTGCAGTACCTGAACAGCTGTCCCTTCACGGTGTCGGTGGCGATCATGCGCTACACGCCCAACTGCCCGGACGGAGGCGACTGGACGAAAGAAGGCTGGTGGAACATCCCCGCGGGAGGGTCCGCGATCGCGTACGGCGGTGACCTGGGCGCCGTGTACCCGTGGTGGTGCGACTACGTCATGGGAGGCGGCAGGGTCTGGCCCGGCTCGGGGATCTACAGGTACCTGACGCTGAGGAGGTTCCGCTGGTGCGAGTGGACCAGCAGCTCCGACGCCTTCCAGGCCAACATGTTCCTGTTCAACGTCGACGGCGCCGCCGATCAGACGTGGAACATCGTCCCCTGA
- a CDS encoding aminoglycoside phosphotransferase family protein encodes MGESAVVAPEIRDRLVARFGAQALAWCDALPALVGELADRWHLDPVEAGGGGTSRVFRCLRRDTGAPVWLKLTPEPAIAREEAEALCAWSGTSSVVALLAYEPRAGALLLEDVAPGVPVRGASSRLPEVAALLRDLRAASPAPGELTAVRPLSHRVGLLFDLAGRRLAAAGTGHPVGPAVLGRSRAAALELAAGGPVGLVHGDLHPANVLSGPGARLVAIDPRPAWGDPDFDAVDWALGGATALPVLEERIGELAASVPGLSSERLRGWCRALAVLSALPAVRARRDDAETRFLLSLAGG; translated from the coding sequence TTGGGGGAGTCCGCCGTCGTCGCTCCGGAGATCCGGGACCGGCTCGTCGCCCGGTTCGGGGCCCAGGCCCTCGCCTGGTGCGACGCGCTGCCGGCTCTCGTCGGCGAACTCGCCGACCGCTGGCACCTGGATCCGGTCGAGGCGGGCGGCGGGGGCACCTCGCGGGTCTTCCGCTGCCTGCGGCGGGACACCGGCGCCCCGGTGTGGCTGAAGCTCACGCCGGAGCCGGCCATCGCCCGCGAGGAGGCCGAGGCCCTGTGCGCCTGGTCGGGTACGTCCTCGGTCGTCGCCCTGCTGGCGTACGAGCCGCGGGCCGGGGCCCTGCTGCTGGAGGACGTGGCGCCGGGAGTGCCGGTGAGAGGGGCCTCCTCGCGGCTGCCCGAGGTGGCGGCGCTGCTGCGGGACCTGCGGGCCGCCTCTCCCGCGCCGGGGGAGCTCACGGCGGTGCGGCCCCTGTCGCACCGGGTCGGTCTCCTCTTCGACCTGGCCGGGCGGCGCCTGGCGGCGGCCGGCACGGGCCACCCGGTCGGCCCGGCGGTGCTCGGCCGGTCCAGGGCCGCGGCCCTGGAACTCGCGGCCGGCGGACCCGTGGGGCTGGTGCACGGCGACCTCCACCCGGCCAACGTGCTGTCCGGTCCGGGCGCCCGCCTGGTGGCGATCGACCCGCGGCCCGCGTGGGGCGACCCCGACTTCGACGCGGTGGACTGGGCGCTCGGGGGAGCCACGGCCCTTCCCGTGCTGGAGGAGAGGATCGGGGAACTGGCGGCGTCGGTGCCCGGTCTGTCCTCCGAGCGGCTACGGGGCTGGTGCCGGGCCCTGGCCGTCCTCAGCGCGCTCCCCGCGGTCCGCGCGCGGCGGGACGACGCGGAGACCCGTTTCCTGCT
- the murQ gene encoding N-acetylmuramic acid 6-phosphate etherase: protein MNDPAPESAARRPEPAALRTQLGALTTEEFRPDLADVDTRSTLDIARAMNAGDRAVPDAVAAQLPRIAAAVDAIAPRMARGGRLVYAGAGTAGRLGVLDASECPPTFNTDPSQVVGLVAGGPDALVRSVENAEDSAALAHGDLTALRLTPDDTVVGVSASGRTPYAVGAVEYGRDTGALTVGLACNAGSALAAAADHAIEVVVGPEFITGSTRLKSGTAQKLVLNMISTITMIRLGKTYGNLMVDVRATNAKLRARSHRIVAQVTGAADGEIARALEATGGEVKHAILVLLGGVDAPAAARLLREHHGHLRAALAAASP from the coding sequence GTGAACGACCCCGCCCCGGAGTCCGCCGCCCGCCGCCCGGAGCCCGCCGCCCTCCGGACCCAGTTGGGCGCCCTCACCACCGAGGAGTTCCGTCCCGACCTCGCGGACGTCGACACGCGGTCCACCCTCGACATCGCCCGCGCCATGAACGCCGGGGACCGGGCCGTCCCCGACGCGGTCGCCGCGCAACTGCCCCGCATCGCCGCGGCCGTCGACGCCATCGCGCCCCGCATGGCGCGCGGCGGGCGCCTCGTCTACGCGGGCGCGGGCACCGCCGGGCGGCTCGGCGTGCTCGACGCCAGCGAGTGCCCACCCACCTTCAACACCGACCCGTCGCAGGTCGTCGGCCTCGTCGCGGGCGGCCCCGACGCGCTCGTGCGGTCCGTGGAGAACGCGGAGGACTCGGCGGCCCTCGCCCACGGCGACCTCACGGCCCTCCGCCTCACCCCGGACGACACGGTCGTCGGCGTGTCCGCGTCCGGCCGCACCCCGTACGCGGTCGGCGCCGTCGAGTACGGGCGTGACACGGGCGCCCTCACCGTCGGCCTCGCCTGCAACGCGGGCAGCGCCCTCGCGGCCGCCGCCGACCACGCGATCGAGGTGGTCGTCGGTCCCGAGTTCATCACCGGCTCGACGCGGCTGAAGTCGGGCACCGCCCAGAAGCTCGTCCTCAACATGATCTCGACGATCACCATGATCCGCCTCGGCAAGACCTACGGGAACCTCATGGTCGACGTGCGGGCCACCAACGCCAAGCTCCGCGCCCGCTCGCACCGCATCGTCGCGCAGGTGACGGGCGCCGCCGACGGGGAGATAGCCCGGGCCCTGGAGGCGACGGGCGGCGAGGTGAAGCACGCCATCCTCGTCCTGCTGGGCGGGGTGGACGCCCCGGCCGCCGCGCGCCTCCTCAGGGAGCACCACGGTCACCTGCGCGCCGCGCTGGCAGCGGCGTCCCCCTGA
- a CDS encoding TetR/AcrR family transcriptional regulator — MGHEQPDTRTRIQEAATTLFRRNGYPGTGLKRIAVEANAPFGSIYHFFPGGKQQLAEVTVRTAGAEYGRTVLALLESVADPVESVERAFGAAAENLAAADYADACPIATVALEVASTDEVLRVATADVFAGWIDAGAGWFGRWVPDRDAARSLAQSLIMLLEGAFVLSRAARDPEPLRVAGRSMAALLRAALEPAGRD; from the coding sequence ATGGGACACGAGCAGCCGGACACGCGGACCCGGATCCAGGAGGCGGCCACGACGCTGTTCCGCCGCAACGGTTACCCGGGCACCGGCTTGAAGCGGATCGCGGTGGAGGCGAACGCGCCCTTCGGCTCGATCTACCACTTCTTCCCCGGCGGCAAGCAGCAGCTCGCCGAGGTGACGGTCCGCACGGCCGGCGCCGAGTACGGCCGGACGGTGCTGGCCCTGCTGGAGAGCGTCGCGGACCCGGTCGAGTCCGTCGAGCGCGCCTTCGGGGCGGCCGCGGAGAACCTCGCCGCGGCCGACTACGCCGACGCCTGCCCGATCGCGACGGTGGCGCTGGAGGTCGCGAGCACCGACGAGGTCCTGCGGGTCGCGACGGCGGACGTCTTCGCCGGGTGGATCGACGCCGGTGCGGGGTGGTTCGGCCGCTGGGTGCCCGACCGGGACGCGGCGCGTTCGCTCGCCCAGTCGTTGATCATGCTCCTGGAAGGGGCGTTCGTACTCTCCCGGGCCGCCCGCGACCCGGAGCCGCTGCGGGTGGCCGGCCGGTCCATGGCCGCGCTGCTGCGCGCCGCCCTCGAACCGGCCGGCCGGGACTGA
- a CDS encoding PTS transporter subunit EIIC has protein sequence MTTTEDPRPSDHRSTAAALLPLVGGAANVASVTHCMTRLRLALRDRALVRDAELRALPAVLGVVEDERTYQIVLGPGTVARVTPEFQALVAAEAPADPALAEPSGPGPAPAGPGDPVGPGTAPTGCGGPTGPGGPAGEARPVRRALRRVANVFIPLIPALIGCGVIAGLGGLLVNLGALPSLTPALTAIASGFMALIAVFVGHNTAQEFGGTPILGGAVAAIVVYAGVARIEVFGQQLSPGQGGVLGALAAAFLATRVEKWCRRRVPEALDVLVTPTLTVLVAGLATVYGLMYAAGKVASAIGTAADGLLTHGGAAAGLLLGGLFLPLVMLGLHQALIPLHATLIEQQGYTVLLPVLAMAGAGQVGAALAVYVRLRRAEALRRTIRSALPAGLLGVGEPLIYGVTLPLGRPFATACVGGAVGGGVIGLFGMAGDKVGSTAIGPSGWALFPLLDGPGGALATVGAYAAGLFAGYAAGFVATYFFGLRGVTAPPDAPPAP, from the coding sequence ATGACGACAACCGAAGACCCCCGCCCGTCGGACCACCGCTCCACGGCGGCCGCGCTGCTGCCGCTCGTCGGCGGCGCCGCCAACGTCGCGTCCGTCACCCACTGCATGACCCGCCTGCGCCTCGCCCTGCGCGACCGCGCCCTCGTCCGCGACGCGGAACTGCGCGCCCTTCCGGCGGTGCTGGGCGTGGTGGAGGACGAGCGGACGTACCAGATCGTGCTGGGGCCGGGGACGGTGGCGCGGGTCACCCCGGAGTTCCAGGCCCTCGTCGCCGCGGAGGCGCCCGCAGACCCCGCACTCGCCGAGCCCTCCGGCCCCGGCCCCGCGCCCGCCGGCCCCGGGGATCCCGTAGGGCCGGGCACCGCCCCCACCGGTTGCGGAGGTCCGACCGGTCCCGGAGGTCCTGCCGGGGAGGCGCGCCCGGTCCGCCGCGCCCTGCGCCGCGTCGCGAACGTCTTCATCCCCCTCATCCCCGCCCTCATCGGCTGCGGCGTCATCGCCGGACTGGGCGGCCTCCTCGTCAACCTCGGCGCACTGCCCTCCCTCACCCCCGCCCTGACCGCGATCGCGTCCGGCTTCATGGCGCTGATCGCCGTCTTCGTCGGCCACAACACGGCGCAGGAGTTCGGCGGCACCCCGATCCTCGGCGGCGCGGTCGCCGCGATCGTCGTCTACGCGGGCGTCGCCCGGATCGAGGTGTTCGGGCAGCAGCTCTCGCCCGGCCAGGGCGGGGTGCTGGGGGCGCTCGCCGCGGCGTTCCTCGCGACGCGCGTCGAGAAGTGGTGCCGCCGCCGCGTCCCCGAAGCCCTCGACGTCCTCGTCACGCCCACGCTGACCGTCCTCGTCGCGGGACTGGCGACGGTGTACGGGCTGATGTACGCGGCCGGGAAGGTCGCCTCGGCCATCGGCACCGCCGCCGACGGGCTCCTCACCCACGGCGGCGCGGCGGCCGGGCTCCTCCTCGGCGGGCTGTTCCTGCCGCTGGTCATGCTCGGCCTGCACCAGGCGCTGATCCCGCTGCACGCCACGCTGATCGAGCAGCAGGGGTACACGGTCCTGCTGCCGGTCCTCGCCATGGCGGGCGCCGGCCAGGTGGGCGCCGCGCTCGCCGTGTACGTACGGCTCCGCCGGGCCGAGGCCCTGCGCCGCACGATCCGGTCGGCGCTGCCCGCCGGACTGCTGGGCGTGGGCGAACCGCTCATCTACGGCGTGACGCTGCCGCTGGGCCGCCCGTTCGCGACGGCCTGCGTGGGCGGGGCGGTCGGCGGGGGAGTGATCGGCCTGTTCGGGATGGCGGGCGACAAGGTCGGCTCGACGGCGATCGGCCCGTCGGGCTGGGCGCTGTTCCCCCTGCTGGACGGTCCCGGCGGTGCCCTCGCCACGGTCGGCGCCTACGCGGCCGGTCTCTTCGCGGGGTACGCGGCGGGCTTCGTCGCCACGTACTTCTTCGGCCTGCGCGGCGTCACGGCGCCCCCGGACGCCCCGCCCGCCCCGTGA